One Salvelinus fontinalis isolate EN_2023a chromosome 27, ASM2944872v1, whole genome shotgun sequence genomic region harbors:
- the id2b gene encoding DNA-binding protein inhibitor ID-2b: MRNILSHSTVIMKAISPVRSMRNNITNSSEHTLGIARSKSPMDDPLSLLYNMNDCYTKLKELVPSLPQNKNVSKIEILQHVIDYILDLQIALDSSAIISSCQHQQQRPGQPASPRNPLATINSDISLVTFQSNDQLPKETETDDR, translated from the exons ATGCGTAATATCCTATCGCACTCAACTGTCATCATGAAAGCAATAAGTCCCGTGCGGTCTATGAGAAACAACATCACCAACTCGTCGGAACATACCCTCGGCATCGCCCGGAGCAAAAGCCCGATGGATGATCCTCTGAGTCTGCTGTACAATATGAACGACTGCTACACCAAGCTGAAAGAACTCGTGCCCAGCCTCCCGCAGAACAAGAACGTTAGTAAAATTGAGATATTGCAGCATGTTATAGACTATATATTAGACCTTCAGATTGCACTGGACTCTAGCGCAATCATCTCCAGCTGCCAACATCAGCAGCAGCGACCGGGACAGCCAGCATCACCCAGGAACCCCCTAGCAACCATCAACTCCGACATCAGCCTGGTCACCTTTCAG TCAAATGACCAGCTCCccaaagagacagagactgatgaCCGCTAA